In Bradyrhizobium sp. 170, the DNA window GCATCTGATTTCGGCGGCGCGCACCGGCGTGTTGCCCGCAACGCATTTCCGCAGCGGCAGCCGCAAGCTGATGCTGGTGTTCGAACACCGCATGGTCGACCTCGTCGCCGACCGCGTCGGCAGCCGCTTCAAGCAACTGGCACGGCTGGTCGGGCGCGCCGGCTCGATCGTGCGGAAGTGATATTTCGTCCCTACGCCGCGCGCCATCATTCCGCCGGCGCCCCCGCAACTTAAAGGATGCCGCGCGTCCGCGTGAATATCAGAAAATGTCGAAAAGGCTTTTAAGACAGAGCCTTGGCAACCACGATTAGCGGCTTGGTAACGGCCGGCTGGTACTAACAAAGAGGCCGTCGTCAGGGGCAGCCACCGGAAGGTATCCCCATGCATCCGAAGCGCGAGGCCCTTTCGGGCACCCTCACCGTCAAGACCACCCTCGCCGTCATCGTCGGCGTGCTAGCGGCACTGGTACTGATCTCCTGCGGCATTGCCGGAACAGACGCCTGGCGCAGCTACGCGGCCGCCGTCCGCGTCGCCGAGGTGAATGCAAACGCCGATCAACTGCTCAAGGGACTGGAGAACATTCAGCTCGAACGCGGCCAGACCAACACCGCGCTGCAGGCCCCTCTCCCGACAAGCGCGGAAACGCGCGACCTGATTCAGAAGCGCCGCTCGCAGGGCGATGCTGTCCTGGCTCCGGCGCTCAGGCAAATTGCCGCCACCGCGACGCCGGAGGGCAAGAAGCTGATTGCCGATCTCGAGCAGGCCTACGAACGTGTAAAGCAGCTTCGCCGCAGCGCGGATTCCGCCCTTCAGTCTCCGAAGGAGCAGCGCGATGCCGAACTGCTGAAATCCTGGTATCCGACCGTCTCGGAGTTCTTGACCAGAATTCAATCGCTCTGGACCTCCGTCTCGCGCGAGATCAGCAAGGAAGATGCCATCGTCGGCGAGGTTACGATGGTCAAGCAAAGCGCGTTCCTGATGCGCGAATATGCCGGCCGCGAACGCGCCGTCCACGCCGGCAACATCTCGGCCGGCCGCGCGCTATCGACCGAGCAGCAGCGTGACATCGCCAACTTGCGGGGGCACGTGCAGTCGAACTGGCAGACGATACGCGATCTGACCGCCGGTGCGGTGTCGCCGCTTGTCTCTGCAGTTGCCGCCGCGGAGCAAAACTTCCTCGGCCATTTCAAGGTTCAAACCGATACGGTCTATAAGGCCGGCGCGGCGGGCACCACCTATCCGATGACGGTCCAGCAATGGTACGACGCGTCGAATCCGGCGCTCGAATCCATCGTTCGTATCAAGGATGCCGCGGTCGAAGTCACCAATGGCCACGCTGGCGCGAAGGCTGCGGCGGCCAGGACCCAGCTCATCATGGTCGCCCTCGTCACCCTGCTTGGCGTCGGTGTCGGCATCGGTTCGATCTGGATCCTGTCGCGCCGCATCATCCGTCCCTTGACCGCGATGACGGCTGCCATGCGACGTCTGGCCGGCGGCGACATGTCGATCGACGTTCCGGCGCTTGGGCGCGCCGACGAGGTCGGCGAGATGGCGCGATCGGTCGCCGTGTTCCGCGACAACGCCATCGGGGCGAACGCACTGGCTACCGAGCAACGGGCCGAACAGCAGAAGAAGGAACATCGCCAGCAGGCGATGGAAGCGCTGACGCAAGGCTTCGACCGGAATGCCACAAGCGTGCTCGATGCAGTTGCCGCATCGATTGTCGAGATGCGCGCCACCGCCGAAAGAATGGCAGCCGTTGCGACCGAGAACACCAACAAGGCATCAGCCGTGGCTTCAGGCGCGCAGGAAACGTCGAGCAACGTGCAGACGGTGGCAACAGCCACGGAAGAACTGTCGGCCTCCGTCAGCGAGATCAGCCGGCAAGTCACCCAGTCGGCGGCGATCGCGGCAAAAGCCGTACAGGAAGCGCAAGGCACCAACGCCGAGATTCAGGGACTTGCGGCCATGGCCCAGCGGATCGGCGACATCGTCAAGCTGATCAACAACATCGCTTCGCAGACCAATCTGCTGGCGCTCAATGCCACCATCGAAGCGGCGCGTGCCGGCGACAGCGGCAGGGGCTTTGCCGTCGTCGCGGCCGAGGTGAAGAGCCTCGCCGAGCAGACCTCGAAAGCCACCGAAGAGATCGCCTCCCAGATCGCCGCGATCCAGGGGGCCACGCAGAAATCTGTCGTCTCGATCGAGGCGATCGGCAAGACCATCGGCGAAATCAGCGAGATCGCAACGACGATTGCGTCCGCCATCGAGCAGCAGGGCGCCGCGACCCAGGAGATCGCGCGCAATGTGCAGCAGGCCGCGTCCGGCACCCAGGAAGTATCCGCCAATGTCGGCGGCGTGACCGAGGGCGCCGCGGCCACCGGTATCGCGGCAAACCAGGTCGAGACCGCCGCCGGCAATTTGTCGCGGCAATCGCAGCAATTGCGTGAGCAGGTCGACGCGTTTCTCGGTCAGGTGCGCGCGGCGTAGCGCAAGGATTGGAACTTCGCCGGCGGCCCGCTAGTTTGGCCGCGCGCTGCCTTCGTACATGAAGGTCATCGCCTTGGGTCCAGGCATATAACCGGTTTCCACTCGATCAATCCTGAAGCCCGCACTTTCGATCATCGTGCTGATGGGTCGATTGAGATGACAGCCGCCACTGATGCGTTTCCAGGCAGGCGTCAGCCAGTCCTGCCATCGCCGCACATTCTTTTCCGGCGCCATGCCGTGCTCTACGAACAAGAGCTTCCCGCTCGGCCGAAGCACGCGACGCATTTCGGTGAGCGCCATGGCGGCATCTGGAATGCTGCACAAGGTCCAGGTGGTGACAACGGTATCAACGCTGCGATCATCGAGTGGAATGGCTTCCGCGGAAGCTTCGATGAAGTTGACCGGCATACCCGGACGTAGCGCACGTCGAGCCATCGCGATCAGCTTCGCAGACGGCTCCAGCGCCAACACCTCCTTCACCGGTGGCCGATAGAGGGGCAGATTCTGGCCTGAACCGATGCCGATCTCGATCACCCGGCCTTCGGCTGCGCCGATCACTCGCGCGCGATAGGGCCGCAGCTGCTTGTTGCGCATCGCGAGATCGCAGAGCCTTGGCAGGACGACGTCACTATAAAAGGCCATCGGTGCACACTCGCGTTTGGAGAGACTATGGTATTTGGGGGCCGCCAGTCACCCATGCCAGGTCTCAGCACCGCGCCTCGATCGCTTTGCTGATTTCTTCCGGTGCGGCAAAAATCACATCTGCCCGGTCACCCATCATTCCCGCAGGCACAAGGGCTGGTCCGCCGCTTTGCGGACCATCTTTTCCGGAATCGGTTTTCAGGCGCAGGTTGCGCTCCCAAAACGCGCGGGTCTTGCCATCGGCCGTGGTCACCCGATAGGTCTCGCGACAGTAGGTGATCGTCTTCACCTGCATGTTCGATTCCAGGCTTTTCAAATTGGGAACGCGGCCGCCGCCCATCATCCCACCCATCATTCCGCCCATGCCTCCCATTTGCCCTTGAGCGTACCGCTCCGGCGCGGCTCCCGGTTTTGTTGCTTCCTTCAGAAACGCGAGCAGGTCTGCGCGGTGCTGCGGCTCCTTGATGCCGTTAAACGTCATTTCATTGTCCGGCACCATGCGATCGGGATCGGTCAACCAGGCATCCAGCGAGCGGTCGTCCCAGATGATGCCGGACGATTTGAGAGCATCGGAGTAGCGTTCGAAGCTCGGCAACGATCCGGCCTTCCGATCCCACAGACCGGCAAGGCTCGGCCCCGTCATATTTCGATCCGGTTCAAGCGAATGACACGGCGCGCACATGCGAAAATCCCGCTGGCCCCGCGCAAGCTGTCCTGGCTCGGCGATCGCCTGCGAAGACCATGCCAACGTCGAAAGTGCGATCGCGACAAGCTTGTTCATCGCCGCTCGTCCTTGCTCGCAGTGCGAAGATACTTGATCGGCGCCGCAGCCGCGAGGACTAAGACGATCACGATCGGCAACCATGATAGCCCTATGCCCTACTTAGTCCGCGTGGCCAGCCGTTAGTCAACGACGCCTGGTTGCGGCTGTGGGAGATCCGTTGCGCCCACCTACGTCAACGGCCCTTCGGACCGCCCTGGTAGCGGAACCCCGATCCGCCGCCGGCGGTCGCGGGCGCCAAACGTAGTGCTGCTCGATCGTAGGCGAACGCAGAATACGGACCGGTTTGCGAGACAGCTCCGATCGGCGTGCTCCGCCTAGCCTCATTCGGCCAATAGCTCTTGTCGGTAATGGTCGAACCCGCTTGCGCTGTCGCGGAGATCGCCACAAGGGGCAACAAGAGGGAAATTGTGAGAAGGTGTTTGGTCGACATATCCCGGCTCCATGATGTTGGAAGCGCCGTGGTGTGCGCCTCTAACCATGAGTTCGGAGCCAAATGTCAGCCGGTTACACGCTCACGCCGACGTGACATCGCGTGGTACGCCATTCACCAACTCAACAGCCGTGGTCCCAATGTCGCGCCCGCGAGGGTGCACAGCACAATTGTTCCACCGTACCAGACGGCAATAAACGGCAGCGAATCGTCGGTGCAGTGGAGCGCATAAGCCATCGCGCTCACGCCTCCTGCGACGAGACCGGCGAAAGCGCCCGCGCGCACGAGATTCGTTGGCGCCGCTCGGCGCACGGCCCAAATTGAAGCGGCAAAGGGCA includes these proteins:
- a CDS encoding HAMP domain-containing methyl-accepting chemotaxis protein, whose translation is MHPKREALSGTLTVKTTLAVIVGVLAALVLISCGIAGTDAWRSYAAAVRVAEVNANADQLLKGLENIQLERGQTNTALQAPLPTSAETRDLIQKRRSQGDAVLAPALRQIAATATPEGKKLIADLEQAYERVKQLRRSADSALQSPKEQRDAELLKSWYPTVSEFLTRIQSLWTSVSREISKEDAIVGEVTMVKQSAFLMREYAGRERAVHAGNISAGRALSTEQQRDIANLRGHVQSNWQTIRDLTAGAVSPLVSAVAAAEQNFLGHFKVQTDTVYKAGAAGTTYPMTVQQWYDASNPALESIVRIKDAAVEVTNGHAGAKAAAARTQLIMVALVTLLGVGVGIGSIWILSRRIIRPLTAMTAAMRRLAGGDMSIDVPALGRADEVGEMARSVAVFRDNAIGANALATEQRAEQQKKEHRQQAMEALTQGFDRNATSVLDAVAASIVEMRATAERMAAVATENTNKASAVASGAQETSSNVQTVATATEELSASVSEISRQVTQSAAIAAKAVQEAQGTNAEIQGLAAMAQRIGDIVKLINNIASQTNLLALNATIEAARAGDSGRGFAVVAAEVKSLAEQTSKATEEIASQIAAIQGATQKSVVSIEAIGKTIGEISEIATTIASAIEQQGAATQEIARNVQQAASGTQEVSANVGGVTEGAAATGIAANQVETAAGNLSRQSQQLREQVDAFLGQVRAA
- a CDS encoding class I SAM-dependent methyltransferase encodes the protein MAFYSDVVLPRLCDLAMRNKQLRPYRARVIGAAEGRVIEIGIGSGQNLPLYRPPVKEVLALEPSAKLIAMARRALRPGMPVNFIEASAEAIPLDDRSVDTVVTTWTLCSIPDAAMALTEMRRVLRPSGKLLFVEHGMAPEKNVRRWQDWLTPAWKRISGGCHLNRPISTMIESAGFRIDRVETGYMPGPKAMTFMYEGSARPN
- a CDS encoding cytochrome c family protein, giving the protein MNKLVAIALSTLAWSSQAIAEPGQLARGQRDFRMCAPCHSLEPDRNMTGPSLAGLWDRKAGSLPSFERYSDALKSSGIIWDDRSLDAWLTDPDRMVPDNEMTFNGIKEPQHRADLLAFLKEATKPGAAPERYAQGQMGGMGGMMGGMMGGGRVPNLKSLESNMQVKTITYCRETYRVTTADGKTRAFWERNLRLKTDSGKDGPQSGGPALVPAGMMGDRADVIFAAPEEISKAIEARC